From Xiphophorus couchianus chromosome 7, X_couchianus-1.0, whole genome shotgun sequence:
AAAACGGTTTAAATtgttgggagtttttttttcagctttgtaTGGCGGCTTTATTGTTGATGCACTGGAATCACGAGGCAGAAAATCATCAATTTCTCCTAAATTTTTTGCGTGCTTTTGTGATGACCGCTTGACACTCAGCTCTAATCCCTCTGAGCTTCTTCCAAAGATTATTGATTATGGATCTAAAAACAAGGTTGTATGATCTGTTAGCGATAACAGTATGGAGCAGTCGTCTTCTCGTGTTTTTAGTTCATCTTCTCGACCACTTCCTGTGAACTAATACATACttgcaaactaaataaacaaagtgtGATTCTTAATGATCCAAACTGACGTAAAATATACAGAGTCAACAGAATGGATCTTCTATTTCGCAAACTTGACCACACACGAGAAACAGAGTTAGATGAAAACTTCTTgacttttgttgcttttaaactCCAGAGcagataaagtttatttaaggCCAGttctttgactttttgttgCAGGAAATAGGGGAAAAAATGGTtgaatttcagagtttttgtgaATGTAACACTGTGTATAGAcgatcaattaaaacaaaaagtatttacccTCATCCGTCATGTCAAAGTCATGTATTTGCCAACTGATATTGAAAGCTGCAGTTATTTCTATTGcttcacacttttttcttccactcaactttcagTAATATATTGGGAAACAGCCCTATCAAGCTCTTTTCGTgacttattttgtgttttccagttcTTGTGAAAGTTTTGTCATTTACTGCCAAGTATGTGGTCTTTcactgtagtaaaaaaaaatatagatacaCAAAATGAATCACTTTAATTGAAGTaatatatttagcaaaaatcatttaaaacatgattatACTATATTAActgcactttatttaaaacttccATGTGAAAAAGCattgaaaaactacaaaaaaaagtaattcttcacacaaacatttttagatctAACCTCAGTAAAGCATTTCAAAGCTTGACTCTTGTTATTTCAGTCAAACATATTTCATTAGTTTGAAAGGCTTTTGTAACGGTTTATATAGTGTCATCAGAGTGCTTTTATCTCAATAAGCAGCCGGCTTTCCAGATACTAAGGTTTGAACTTTTGGGCAAACTCCTCCAGCGCTGCCAGgagtttctcctcctcctgcggAGAGGAGCGGGACGAGGCCAGAGGGAGGTGTGTCGCCACCGGCTTACGATCTGAAGGAGCAGAAGAGACACAGAGTCACAAGAATGTGTCACCGTCAGGAAGAGGATTACAAGATCCACAATGCACAGAGACGGTTCCCACTAATGTTATGAAGAGGAACACCCTCAATTTTGGCTAATCTTgtttaaaaagtagaatttaatCCTAAAATAAATTTCCATTGCCATATTTTACTAGActaaaacatgacttttaatGCATGTCTACTTCtagctttcataatttttttttcttcgtgcCACTTGGATGAAATTTAAGACTTATCAAAAGAAAATTCCTTATTTTATGTAGTAGAAGATCCAAGCTTTTTTGAACAGAATGCATGTATCATCATATGGGTTGGCACCAGTAGTGAGCCAACGGCAAAGACGAATGTctgttaaatttacattttcccGTGCTAGACACAAAGAAGCTAGCTAGcaagttagcggtagcctcaaccgcCTCAAGTCACAGAAGGGAATGAAAATGTCTGCGTCTGACTCAAAtgtttgcctgacagaaaaataaacaacattgaatatatgagattaaatagtcctgccacaaCAACATTTAAGACCTGTTGTAAACATATTAAAGTCCAATGTACATTTTTTCATGAATTCAAGTCATTTTAAGACcttgaatttaagactttttaaggatgcttgGGCACCCTTCTACAGATCATTTCAAAAGTCTAATCAGATCTACAGAAGCAAGGATTCACACTCACAAATCGACCACAACTGATTTGGAAATACGAGGGACTTCTCACCTTGAAAGAACTGCCCACTTGGCAGCTTGACGGCGGCAGGCGATACGGCGAGCCACACCACCGTGTCTGCCCCCATGGCCTCCGTCCTCAGCTTGGACTGCATCTTGGCGTGAAACGAAGGCATGGAGGACTGCACGGCTACACGAGGAAACACAAATCCGTCACAAAGCAgactgtggaaaatgttttcttgttgatTGACAAGAATCTGTTTGTGAAATTCCTCTGGTGAAGACAAGCTAAACACAAAGCAGTCTAAAGGATTTGAGTGGCAATAAAGACGTAGTGGAAGCGCTTTACCCGGCGTGTCAGCCCAGCCGGGGTGCATTGAGGAGAAGTGGATCTCTTTGTGCTGAGAAGCCCACCTCTCTGTGAGGATCACCTGTTGTCTCTGAAACACAGTAAGAAGCACTAACATGTGAGTGTTGCTTCAGGGTATCGGCAAGTTTTAGCAAGTCAAATCAAGAGgttttaagacctttttaatgagaccttgaattaaatttaagaccaaaACTATATGAATAGGGGATATGTTTGGGCATCCTGCTGTATATATGAagagtaattttttatttttctttgttagcAGAATGGTCCTTAGCCTTGTACGAGTTCTCAAAGGAACAAAGGTCGTCCAGTCAAATGAAGATAAATATACTTGTAACAAAATTAGAGGCAAAAAAGCTAGCTTGCCAGCTAGCAAGTGTATATCAGCAGCTAGTTAGCCGTAGCCTCAACAGCCTGGAATCAAAGAATGGCTGCTGTCAAATTTAATCCAGACAGAACAATCAGGcgggaataataataaattaaagaaaaaaacaaacatacaagaCTAAAAAGTCCTGTCACGACAAAAATTTCATGACCAAAAAAGtccaaatgacattttttgtctgttttaaagacattttcaggCCTTAATTTTGGATACacaaatttcagactttttaagtGCACCTTGGGTTACTTTTATAGAAATTGGTGCGGACAGTTTTACCTTATTCTGAGCGTAAGCCATGGTGCCGTCGAACGTGCCCTTCTCAAACTGGAGGTCGTCCACGTTGAGCTTCTGAGTGAGCATGCCGCCCGATGACACGGTGACCTGAGGACAGACACAGCAGCCATTGTTTAAAAACGTCGCCCATTCTGGTTCCGGCCCAATCGGTTCGTGAATCACGCGTTTGTCTTATCGGGACTGAACCCACCACTCTCGGGTCTTCCACCTTCTCCAGTGCGGGAATCAGTGCAGTGGTGAGGATGTAGGTACCTGGGCGTAAAGataaaaggaaaggaaaaggtTGCTTTTAATAGTTGCAACAACATATTGTTGAagaatttacacattttctaaCATCTTCCTTTGTTCTGTGACTTTAAGGATTTACTTAAAAGGCAGAAGTGTTTCATTTACTCACCGAGCGTGTTTGTGGCAAAGTTCTTTTCCAAGCCCTCCTCCGTTAGCTCCCTCTGGTTGACCATGCAGCCTGCGTTATTGATCTAAGACAAAGACCGTAAGGAGAAAGGGACGATAAAACGGCGGGAGCGACTGACAGGGCAAAAGGTCGCATAAATCTGCAAACACCTACCAGCACGTGCAGCTTGTTGTTTTGAGAGAAGCTCTGCGCAAACTCCCACACCTGCCTCGCACTCGACATGTCCACGATGTGGACGTGAACGTTCTTCAAAGAGAAGGAAAGCaattgtttttaggttttttttatgtcttcacCTCCTTCAGATATAATATTATGTGTGacttatttttacaataattcatTGTTAGAttagtattttttcttctttttagcattttgtcacTGAGCTGGAATCAGTCAGTAAAATCAGTTCCCAGATCTGTGGGGGCATAGTTAAGTATTTTCCCCACATTTCTCTCTGTACCAATAAAAGATTTCCTCCTCAACACATTTCCACCCGGGCTTCTGTATTGTTGCCAGCGACGACCTTTTCCCCTATTGGGTGAAAAGATTTTATAGAGCCACAGAGCCAGGTATGCATATGGGAATGCATATGGGCCAATACAGCTGGGTCCAGAGGTGCTCTGATGGGAAAACATTAACAGATGGGTGTGGACCGGCTTGCATCTgggcgtttaaaaaaaaaaaatttctaacgATGTCGGGCTTACGGAGCTGTAGGGATTTATGTCTACAGTCGAGAAAAAGATGCTAAAATTACCTCATTTTTGCTCTGTGCCACAATCTCTCCTTTGGCCGTCTCTGCTCTTTCCTTGTTTCGACAAACCATGTGAACAGTTCCTCCTGCAGGATCAATCAGTGGATTACTCGGACAAGACCTTGATTATAACAAAGATTTTTATGCGAAATGTACTTATTTAACCCAAAAGAATTGTAACTTATACATGCAAGCAAGAGATGCGTGTTGCTGCTATTTTTATCCCCCTTGACAactataaacagaaactttcaaaTGATTCTGTTTCCAGTCTAGGGAACAGAGgtgacgtcacactgtgtgcACAGTACAGCAGCCGCTGCATTCGAGTCTCATTTTTACAGTAGTAATTTCCACACCAAACtgctttgtttggtttttttttttatcgattTGCGCTTAGTTGTGGAGCATCCACAGAGGGGGGGAAGACAAACCCGATAAAACGCTCACCTCTTTTGGCAATTTCCTGTGCTGTTGCTTTCCCTATCCCGCTGTTGGCGCCTGTGACCATAAAGCACCTGTCGCTCAGGTTTGCATCCAGGTCGGCCGGAGAGAAATGCTTCGCTGCAGCTTCATAGCCGctcctgttaaaaaaaaataataagagaaTACCACGGTCAGTAATGTTGACTTCTAGAAAGAAGTCATGTGAGGCATCTCaagtattttctgtctttcGAGCTGAGTTTTCCTTCTGCTGCCAATAATGAAAGTTAGAGGGCGCTAATCATTTTTCCCTTCATCATTTCATGTATTACCATCCACCAACTTCTAAAGGAGACTTTTGGTGCTGACAATTTACTACAGTCCACTCTCAGTAACTCCTAATACGAATGCATTTTATCTGTGTACATTCATGCAGGTGCTGGTAATATTCAgaggtaaaacaaaatcaaatgatgttttttcttcttttttttttgccgttttgtgttttgctcatTCCTGACTGAGAATAAGCATAGCTACTTATAAAAacaatgcactttttttttttttttttaccgtatgccattattattgttattattattattgcattgAAGGTGTACCAGCCGCGCCCCTTCGCCGTATAACATCTTGTGTAACTGGATGACCACTGAATCAATCATCGCTAACAGCGACACGTTGTTTAAccttggaaaatgttttaaagttgttaCAATTACGGAAGAACCGAGTGGTAAATGTTAGGCAAAccttaaaaactacaaaactagGGTTCACTAGCTAATGTACTGCACTTACTTTGTGTACTCCTGCAGTCCTTTCACGAACCAGACGGCATTCCTGTAAATAGACATGTCCTCAGTTAGGCAGCAGCTGCTTGAATTGGCCGTATAGACTGACGAGCGTTATCCATAAGAGGGtacatttaactgtttttcgTTTCATAAGAATGCCTGAAACGTGGGTTGGCTAGGAGTCACGTGTTTTTCAACCGGAAGTGCGTTTTGTAATACGTTTCTGTAGCACACCTAGTGGATCTTTCGGTTTTATGACTCCAGATTTCCTTGTAAAATGAAAGAATTTAGTGTTTCCAGAAATATCAccccaaaaaaataaagactaaaaaaacCCTAATAACTAATACCGCACGACGCCGCTCTCTAGTACTTAGACATGCAGTTTCGTCGGAATCCATACAGTTGTCAGGATGGCCGAGTGGTCTAAGGCGCCAGACTCAAGGGTAAAACCTTCCTGTGAAGCGGGACTTCTGGTCTCCGaatggaggcgtgggttcgaatcccacttctgacaatACCTTTTAAAGCCCAAACCTTTTCTCAATTGAGAAAAGTAgtctatttaatttaaaattataagACTCGAGTGATGTGACTTGTATTTGGAAAGgtgttttctgtgaaaacattttacgtAAAATCCTTACTTAATCATCAAATGTGTTCAGtcgtttttgggtttttttgtaatttcaatatTGATAATCTAATACAAGGTGTACCGAAATACACTATGGCGCTTCACTAATGCCCCTCGCCCGCTGATTGCTGCGATATTCAGCTTTCATTCTCACCGCCTTCCTGAACAGGCAGAAATACTGAAGGAAGCTCTAAATAAGTTTACATGAGGTCCCCGGATGGAACCACATAATACATTGTTACTTCCGGCTATgtgtacaacaaaaaaaaaaagttttcacaaaTGCTAACGGTAAGAGGGTAATTTGCACTTTACTGTGAGAGGAGGCGGAGTtgtcaggatggccgagcggtctaaggcgcCAGACTCAAGGTGAAATCCTTCCTGTGAAGCGGGACTTCTGGTCTCCGAttggaggcgtgggttcgaatcccacttctgacagCAACTTTTTTTGGTCACGGCAAGGACTTAACTTTTCTTTTGAGTCGTGTTTCAGATTGTCGTAATTAAACCAAGTCGTTCTTAGGGATAGTGTagataaaagaggaaataaacagATCCGTTCATTTACACAACAAACGTTGTCAAATATTATCTAATTGcataaaaagcaagaaaaatgtcACAGAAATGTTAGTCATGATTTAAAAGTACAGTAAATGTATGAATAGcctggtagaaaaaaaatataatattaagATTAAATCAAGTTGAGTTGTCCTCTCTGTTAAATTGACTAACTTATACAAATAGTTTGCAGTATTGGGTTTGTATAAAAAGCAAGGAGAGACGTAGCTTTACTAAAACACcagttaaaatgtatttattttaaaaataattaagtgaATGATCAAACTTTACCTTAAATTTCACAATTTCACAGAACctattttgtaacaaaaacacattgataTAGACATTCTAGCCGGAATAAGGCTCTTAGGGATCTAATTCCCCGAATTCCCCCAACTTCACGGATAGCAAACTTTTCTTAGTTCTCTAAATCCTTTATTTTGCCAAAACCCTAACTATATTTCTCCTAAACTCTACAGGAAGAAGGAAACCAAAGTCGATCTTTAACAAACTTTATTAGTTCTAGGAAgcaacatttatctttttaattttccccAATCACtgataaatgttaaaacagaCACGTATTAGAATTAGGAGTAGTAGACCAGAAACCCTAGTGGATCTGCAGTCAGCCACTAGGAGTCAGTATTGTTGTAAACAAACATTACAGAGTTTCTCTTTCCTAATTCTATCCTTAGTGGATTACATCGCAATCAACCACTGGAGGTTTTGTTCCTGACATTTAAAGTTGTATCTTAAACACTAattttgcaaagtcaaattggactgacaaataataataatttcacaaatcatatagaatagaatagaatagaatagaatagaatagaattactttattcatcccagcagggaaattatttcgcagttacagcaagaattttcttttatacacagattaacacacacacgacgggagctgcgtctacAGGTTTAGCAGGCAGCCAGCtaagccggcgccatttttgaaagTCCGGAAGGAGGGTGAGATCAAGTATATAGATCAAGTAAtatattataaatgtaaaattagaaTGCCTAATGAAATAACTAATAGTGTGATCAAGACTCCCTCCAAGTAATGATGATGCATCAGCAATTACTGAAGGCCATGTTCATTATTTTTACTGTCCCAACTGAATATTCACATAATCTAACTGATAGACAAcagctccctctgctggttTAATGAGAGAATGCGTCGCTAAATGTGTAAAGTCAACAACAGGGTCGAAATAAATGTCTTGGGGTTAGTCCTTTAATTTATCAGATTACTGCCATCACGGCTGTATGGAATGCTTTATCAACCAAAGATCCTTTAGTTGGTTTGCTTATGATTTCACTAGTCAGTGTGGAGGactaataaatgtgattttgtccACAGAAAAGTGTTGTAAATACCTCCAAATATCCGCTAGATGGCAGCCTTCTATAAGCACCGATAgaaaggcacacacacacacataaggGGAGAGTAGTACGTAGTATTAGATATTAAAATGATTAGGAGAGTTCTTTTATGTCTTATTTGCATTGCTAAATgctattttgaaataaaaaaataagaatgcaGAATAAGTTAAATGTAGTTTGGGAGGTTttaatttactatttttaaaaatatatatatgtttagaTAAGAATGCATCAAAATCGTAAATCTCATGTATTCTTCCTTCCATTACAGAAATAATAACCAGAACATATGGTGTCGACAGGAATTTTTGTTCCCTTGATAGACAATTATGTCCTACCATTGAAGAACGCAATTGCCTACTAAGGGCCTAACAATTTCCATAGGTTATGaaagacttaaaaataatttaagattttcttaatttatatGTCATAACATAGCGTGTGTTTGGTCAGCGTTATCCGTTTTTTAGGTGTTCAGCTTTTCCACTGCCATGCATTTTTCAGGAAGTACGGCCTCCTTTGAAACAATATGTGTCGTATCTCTGCTGCCCCTTGTGTTATAGAGGGGGTCGTCGCACCTAAAGTGTTTTTAGGAGCACATGTGGTTGTAATGGGATTCAATGGAACTAAGCTGGTGCTGAGGGTAAACAATGTAGAAGGTATGtgacattttaagatta
This genomic window contains:
- the dhrs12 gene encoding dehydrogenase/reductase SDR family member 12, producing MSIYRNAVWFVKGLQEYTKSGYEAAAKHFSPADLDANLSDRCFMVTGANSGIGKATAQEIAKRGGTVHMVCRNKERAETAKGEIVAQSKNENVHVHIVDMSSARQVWEFAQSFSQNNKLHVLINNAGCMVNQRELTEEGLEKNFATNTLGTYILTTALIPALEKVEDPRVVTVSSGGMLTQKLNVDDLQFEKGTFDGTMAYAQNKRQQVILTERWASQHKEIHFSSMHPGWADTPAVQSSMPSFHAKMQSKLRTEAMGADTVVWLAVSPAAVKLPSGQFFQDRKPVATHLPLASSRSSPQEEEKLLAALEEFAQKFKP